The Hypanus sabinus isolate sHypSab1 chromosome 5, sHypSab1.hap1, whole genome shotgun sequence genome has a segment encoding these proteins:
- the LOC132394062 gene encoding beta-1,3-galactosyl-O-glycosyl-glycoprotein beta-1,6-N-acetylglucosaminyltransferase-like — protein sequence MLCIKLGRLKCCHLRCKQSAWIITGIALLVTLLLLISHDKAPINQFENLDLFEENPRYYVNCTSIISGNEEAIQLAKLQTISMEFINRPRLGEKDYINLTKHCDNFIKLQKYITFPLSKEEEEFPIAYSIVVHQRIDMFERLLRSIYTPQNFYCIHVDQKSPEIFKAAVKGIASCFDNVFIASQIESVIYASWSRVQADLNCMKDLLRKNSRWKYLINLCGKDFPIKTNLEIVETLKALKGKNSLETEKTRSHKESRWKMQYIVQNGALKNTKNKKEAPPIDTPMFSGSAYFVVTRDFVEYLWKSSKVQKFIEWEKDTYSPDEHMWATLQRMHDVPGSVPVNDKFDVSDMNSIARLVKWSYLEGDISKGAPYPPCTGKHIRSVCVYGAGDLKWMLQQHHLFANKFDTAVDSIAIQCLEEHLRQKAISNLLTYT from the coding sequence ATGCTGTGCATAAAACTCGGTCGTCTCAAGTGTTGTCATCTCAGGTGCAAGCAATCTGCATGGATCATCACAGGAATTGCCTTGCTGGTGACGTTGCTCCTTCTTATAAGCCATGACAAAGCTCCTATAAACCAATTCGAAAACTTGGATCTCTTTGAAGAGAACCCCAGATATTATGTAAACTGTACAAGCATTATCAGTGGAAATGAAGAGGCAATACAATTAGCTAAGCTTCAAACAATATCAATGGAATTTATAAATCGACCTAGGCTGGGTGAGAAAGATTATATAAACTTGACCAAGCACTGTGATAACTTCattaaattacaaaaatatatcACATTTCCACTTAGTAAAGAGGAAGAAGAATTTCCAATAGCATATTCAATAGTAGTCCATCAGAGAATTGACATGTTTGAAAGACTTTTACGGTCTATATATACACCTCAGAATTTTTACTGTATTCATGTGGACCAAAAGTCACCTGAGATCTTCAAAGCTGCAGTGAAGGGCATTGCTTCATGCTTTGATAATGTATTTATTGCCAGCCAGATTGAGTCTGTAATCTATGCATCCTGGAGTAGGGTTCAGGCAGACTTAAACTGTATGAAGGATCTCCTACGAAAGAATTCAAGATGGAAATACTTGATTAATCTTTGTGGCAAGGATTTCCCCATAAAAACCAATCTAGAAATAGTGGAAACACTCAAAGCCTTAAAAGGGAAAAACAGCCTAGAAACAGAAAAGACCAGGTCCCATAAGGAAAGCAGATGGAAAATGCAATATATTGTACAAAATGGAGCGctaaaaaatacaaaaaataagaAGGAAGCTCCTCCAATTGACACACCAATGTTTTCAGGAAGTGCCTACTTTGTTGTTACAAGAGATTTTGTGGAATACTTATGGAAAAGCTCTAAAGTACAGAAGTTTATTGAGTGGGAAAAGGACACCTATAGTCCTGATGAACACATGTGGGCAACACTCCAAAGAATGCATGATGTCCCTGGGTCTGTCCCTGTCAATGACAAATTTGACGTGTCTGACATGAATTCTATAGCAAGACTGGTAAAATGGAGCTACCTTGAAGGTGATATTTCCAAAGGGGCACCTTATCCACCCTGCACTGGTAAACACATCCGTTCAGTATGTGTATATGGAGCAGGTGATCTGAAGTGGATGCTACAGCAGCATCACCTGTTTGCCAATAAATTTGATACAGCAGTTGATAGTATTGCAATTCAATGCTTAGAGGAGCATCTAAGGCAGAAAGCCATTTCCAATCTTTTAACTTATACATAA